The following proteins are encoded in a genomic region of Pungitius pungitius chromosome 17, fPunPun2.1, whole genome shotgun sequence:
- the LOC119219698 gene encoding sodium-dependent neutral amino acid transporter B(0)AT1-like, which produces MRLVLPNPGLDLRIPSYEDLDRMDQEEADGRPKWDNKAQYILTCVGFCIGLGNVWRFPYLCQSHGGGAFMIPYLILLVLEGMPLLLLEFAIGQRLRKGSVGVWRAINPYLTGIGVASMLVSLLVGLYYNTLVAWILWYLFNSFQDPLPWTQCPLNDNGTGFVSECQQSSTVDYYFYRVTLNSSASIGDSGGVHWPIVLCLLAAWTVVAICCIRGIGTSGKAVYVTAILPYIVLAIFLIRGLTLKGSFSGIKFLFTPDVDELIKPTTWLDAGAQVFYAFGLGWGGLISFSSYNPVHNNCIQDAVILSVITGLTSIYAATVTYSIIGFRATEKYDNCLNNNIISLLNTFDLPEDNITASDYEAALNRLNSSSPETVLGLDLKTCDIQTLLSEGVEGTGLAFIVFTEAITKMPGSPVWSVLFFVMLLCLGLSTLFGNIEGVVVPLKDLNVFPKTWPHEILTGITCIAAFFICFLFALDSGIYWVTLFDNFAGSVPLLTVGLFEMIAVVYIYGIDRFNEDMEFMVGHKPSIFWQITWRFISPLIVLVILVFYLVTQVQEELTYLVWDPKSDEFPSLASVPYPAWIDLVIFLLAGVPSLAVPVYALCRLLFICCKKTTQ; this is translated from the exons ATGAGGCTGGTGCTTCCCAACCCAGGACTGGACCTCCGGATCCCCAGCTATGAGGATCTGGACAGGATGGACCAAGAGGAAGCCGACGGCAGGCCCAAGTGGGACAACAAGGCCCAGTACATTCTGACCTGTGTGGGCTTCTGCATTGGACTCGGTAACGTGTGGCGGTTCCCTTACTTGTGTCAAAGTCACGGAGGAG GGGCCTTCATGATTCCCTACCTGATCTTGCTGGTGCTGGAGGGGATGCCTCTCCTGCTGTTGGAGTTCGCCATCGGCCAGCGCCTCAGGAAAGGCAGCGTGGGAGTGTGGAGAGCCATCAACCCGTATCTGACCGGCATCG GTGTAGCCTCCATGCTGGTTTCCTTATTGGTTGGACTTTACTACAACACCTTAGTAGCCTGGATCCTGTGGTATCTCTTCAATTCCTTTCAAGACCCACTGCCTTGGACCCAGTGTCCCCTCAATGACAATGGGACag GTTTTGTTTCAGAGTGTCAGCAGAGCTCCACTGTGGATTACTATTTTTACAGAGTGACTTTAAACAGTTCGGCCTCCATAGGCGACTCTGGGGGGGTCCACTGGCCCATAGTGCTCTGCCTGCTGGCCGCCTGGACTGTCGTCGCGATCTGCTGCATCAGAGGCATTGGCACTTCAGGGAAG GCGGTGTACGTCACGGCCATCCTGCCCTACATCGTGTTGGCCATCTTCCTGATCCGAGGACTGACGCTTAAAGGCTCTTTCAGTGGAATCAAGTTCCTCTTCACACCAGAC gtgGACGAGCTGATCAAACCGACAACTTGGCTGGATGCCGGCGCCCAGGTTTTCTACGCGTTCggtctggggtgggggggcctcATCTCCTTCTCAAGCTACAACCCCGTTCA CAACAACTGCATACAAGATGCTGTGATCTTGTCCGTCATCACTGGCCTCACCTCGATCTACGCCGCCACAGTCACCTACTCCATCATCGGCTTCAGGGCTACGGAGAAATACGACAACTGCCTCAACAA CAACATCATCTCCTTGTTAAACACATTTGACCTTCCCGAGGACAACATCACTGCCAGCGACTACGAGGCGGCCCTCAATCGTCTCAACAGCTCCTCCCCGGAGACGGTTCTCGGGTTGGACCTCAAAACCTGTGACATACAGACACTTCTCAGTGAG ggagtgGAGGGGACGGGCCTGGCCTTCATCGTGTTCACAGAGGCAATAACCAAGATGCCCGGATCTCCGGTCTGGTCTGTGCTCTTCTTCGTCATGCTTCTCTGCTTGGGACTCTCGACCCTGTTCGGCAACATAGAGGGAGTGGTGGTCCCGCTGAAAGATCTGAATGTATTCCCTAAAACGTGGCCTCATGAAATACTCACTG ggATAACATGTATTGCCGCCTTCTTCATCTGTTTCCTGTTTGCGCTGGATTCGGGGATTTATTGGGTAACGCTCTTTGACAATTTCGCTGGATCCGTCCCACTCTTGACCGTTGGCTTATTTGAGATGATAGCTGTTGTTTACATCTACGGCATAGACAG GTTCAACGAGGATATGGAGTTCATGGTGGGACATAAGCCTTCCATCTTCTGGCAGATAACGTGGCGGTTCATCAGTCCTCTCATTGTTCTGGTTATTTTGGTTTTCTATCTGGTGACACAAGTCCAAGAAGAGCTCACCTACCTGGTCTGGGATCCGAAATCC GATGAATTCCCGTCTCTGGCATCAGTACCGTACCCCGCATGGATCGACTTGGTCATTTTTCTCCTGGCGGGTGTCCCAAGTCTTGCAGTGCCTGTTTATGCATTATGTAGGCTGCTTTTCATTTGCTGCAAGAAAACTACACAGTAA
- the LOC119219700 gene encoding sodium-dependent neutral amino acid transporter B(0)AT1-like: MRLVFPNPGLDDRILSHEDLDRMEEEEEAGDRPKWDNKAQYILTCVGFCIGIGNVWRFPYLCQTHGGGAFLIPYLILLVLEGMPLLLMEFAIGQRLRKGSVGVWRAINPYLTGIGVASMLVSLLVGLYYNTLIAWILWYLFNSFQDPLPWTQCPLNDNRTGFVPECQRSSTVDYYFYRVTLNSSASIGDSGGVHWPIVLCLLTAWTVMCVCYIRGIGTSGKAVYVTAILPYIVLAIFLIRGLTLKGSLSGIKFLFTPDVDELMEPTTWLDAGAQVFYAFSLAWGGLISFSSYNPVHNNCVQDAVILTAITGFTSIYAATVTYSIIGFRATEKYDNCISDNIISLLNTFDLPEDNITAGDYEAALNRLNSSSPETVLGLDLKTCDMQTLLSEGVEGTGLAFIVFTEAITKMPGSPAWSVLFFVMLLCLGVSTLFGNIEGVVVPLKDLKLLPQKWPQEALTGVTCAVAFIICFLFAQNSGIYWVTLFDNFAGSVPLLTIGLFEMIAVVYIYGIDRFNEDLVFMVGYKPGIFWQVTWRFVSPLIVLGILIFYMVTQTQKKLTYLVWDPESEVFPALASVPYPSWINAVVFLLAGVPSLAVPVYALCRLVFVYCKKK, translated from the exons ATGAGACTCGTATTTCCCAACCCGGGACTGGATGACAGGATCCTTTCTCATGAAGATCTGgacaggatggaggaggaggaggaggccggtgACAGGCCCAAGTGGGACAACAAGGCCCAGTACATTCTCACCTGTGTGGGCTTCTGCATTGGGATCGGCAATGTGTGGCGATTCCCTTACTTGTGTCAAACGCACGGAGGAG GGGCCTTTTTGATTCCCTACCTGATCCTGCTGGTGCTGGAGGGAATGCCTCTCCTACTGATGGAGTTCGCCATCGGCCAGCGTCTCAGGAAAGGCAGCGTTGGAGTGTGGAGAGCCATCAACCCGTATCTGACTGGCATTG GTGTAGCCTCCATGCTGGTTTCCTTATTGGTTGGACTTTACTACAACACCTTAATAGCCTGGATCCTGTGGTATCTCTTTAATTCCTTTCAAGACCCACTGCCTTGGACCCAGTGTCCTCTCAATGACAATAGGACAG GATTTGTACCAGAGTGTCAACGGAGCTCCACTGTGGATTACTACTTTTACAGAGTGACTCTGAACAGTTCGGCCTCCATAGGCGACTCTGGGGGGGTCCACTGGCCCATAGTGCTCTGCCTGCTAACGGCCTGGACTGTCATGTGTGTCTGTTACATACGGGGCATCGGCACTTCAGGCAAG GCGGTGTACGTCACGGCCATCCTGCCCTACATCGTGTTGGCCATCTTCCTGATCCGAGGACTGACTCTTAAAGGCTCTTTGAGTGGAATAAAGTTCCTCTTCACACCAGAC GTGGACGAGTTGATGGAACCAACCACTTGGCTGGATGCAGGTGCCCAGGTCTTTTATGCCTTTAGCCTCGCTTGGGGGGGCCTCATCTCCTTCTCAAGCTACAACCCTGTTCA CAACAATTGTGTGCAAGATGCTGTGATCTTGACAGCGATAACTGGCTTCACCTCAATCTACGCTGCCACAGTCACCTACTCCATCATCGGCTTCAGAGCCACAGAAAAATATGACAACTGCATCAGTGA TAACATCATCTCCTTGTTAAACACATTTGACCTTCCTGAGGACAACATCACTGCCGGCGACTACGAGGCGGCCCTCAATCGTCTCAACAGCTCATCCCCGGAGACGGTTCTCGGGTTGGACCTCAAAACCTGTGACATGCAGACACTTCTCAGTGAG ggagtgGAGGGGACGGGCCTGGCCTTCATTGTGTTCACAGAGGCAATAACCAAGATGCCCGGATCTCCGGCCTGGTCTGTGCTCTTCTTCGTCATGCTTCTCTGCTTGGGAGTCTCCACCCTGTTCGGCAACATAGAGGGAGTGGTGGTCCCGCTGAAAGATCTGAAATTGCTACCACAAAAATGGCCCCAAGAAGCACTGACTG gagTGACATGTGCCGTTGCCTTCATCATCTGTTTCCTGTTTGCACAGAATTCAGGGATTTATTGGGTAACGCTCTTTGACAATTTTGCTGGGTCAGTTCCACTTCTCACTATTGGATTGTTTGAGATGATAGCTGTTGTTTACATCTACGGCATTGACAG GTTCAATGAGGACTTAGTGTTCATGGTCGGCTATAAGCCCGGCATCTTCTGGCAGGTCACATGGAGGTTCGTCAGTCCGCTGATCGTTCTGGGGATTCTGATATTCTACATGGTGACACAAACCCAAAAAAAGCTCACCTACTTAGTCTGGGATCCCGAATCT GAGGTTTTCCCAGCTCTGGCATCAGTGCCGTACCCTTCGTGGATCAATGCAGTAGTCTTTCTTTTAGCGGGAGTCCCAAGTCTGGCAGTTCCTGTGTATGCATTATGTAGGTTGGTCTTTGTTTACTGCAAGAAAAAATAA
- the LOC119218703 gene encoding sodium-dependent neutral amino acid transporter B(0)AT3-like, with the protein MDETKEPAVERPKWDNKVQYLLTCIGFSVGLGNVWRFPYLCQIYGGGAFLIPYVIALVFEGIPLLYLEMAVGQRLRMGSIGVWNSISPLLGGVGIASMLVSFLVSLFYNTILAWVFWYLFHSFQDPLPWSQCPLDANLTGYNVECVKSTPSNYFWYRETLNITADIDTSGSQTWWLVVCLASAWCVVYICFIKGISSIGKAVYVTSTFPYLVLTIFLVRGLTLPGATDGLLYLFTPDWQILMNPQVWLDAATQIFFSLSLAVGGLIAFSSYNPEKNNCERDAVLVGVINSATSIYSCIPIFSILGFKANTAFNSCQMENILALTNKFEISDQNVTADNYADWLQYLNRTSPGDVASLDLRECDLQTFLDESASGTGLVFIVFTEAVVSMPGSQIWAVLFFVMLFTLGLSSMFGLIEGVLTPVHDLKLFPRWIPKELITAGLCVVSFLTALIFTAGSGNYWVAIFDSYVGSVPLLIIAFFEITAVVYGRGMKKFSEDICYMTGRRPNIYWRACWMVISPLMLLVVLVAYVAIQAQTRPTYSSWNPAYDQFPKGEEKQYPDWVFSIIILLSVLPVIPIPLVALYRLICGRIRKSSAPADLNPYCNDGFEVETQEQRNQGA; encoded by the exons ATGGACGAAACAAAAGAGCCTGCGGTGGAGAGACCCAAATGGGACAACAAGGTCCAGTACCTGTTAACATGCATCGGCTTCTCGGTGGGTCTGGGAAACGTGTGGCGGTTTCCCTACCTGTGCCAGATCTACGGAGGAG GCGCATTCCTCATCCCGTACGTGATAGCGCTGGTGTTCGAGGGCATCCCCCTGCTCTACCTGGAGATGGCTGTAGGACAGAGGCTCCGCATGGGCAGCATCGGGGTCTGGAActccatctctcctctcctgggaggagtcg GAATTGCCTCCATGTTGGTGTCGTTCCTGGTGAGCCTTTTCTACAACACCATCCTCGCCTGGGTGTTCTGGTACTTGTTTCACTCTTTCCAAGACCCGCTGCCGTGGAGCCAGTGTCCGCTCGACGCCAACCTCACAG GCTACAACGTGGAATGTGTGAAGAGCACTCCGTCAAACTACTTCTGGTACCGCGAGACCCTGAACATCACAGCCGACATCGACACCAGCGGCTCCCAGACTTGGTGGCTGGTGGTCTGCCTGGCCAGCGCCTGGTGTGTGGTCTACATCTGCTTCATCAAAGGCATCTCCTCCATCGGAAAG GCCGTGTACGTGACCTCCACCTTCCCGTACCTGGTGCTGACTATTTTCCTCGTCCGGGGCCTCACGCTTCCCGGAGCGACCGACGGGCTGCTGTACCTCTTCACCCCTGAT tggcAGATCCTGATGAACCCTCAGGTGTGGTTGGACGCCGCCACCCAGATCTTCTTCTCGCTCTCCTTGGCCGTTGGAGGTCTGATAGCTTTCTCCAGCTACAACCCAGAGAA GAACAACTGTGAGAGGGACGCTGTTCTAGTAGGAGTAATAAATAGTGCCACATCCATCTACTCCTGCATTCCCATCTTCTCCATTCTGGGCTTCAAAGCCAACACCGCTTTCAACTCGTGCCAAATGGA AAACATCTTGGCTCTGACCAACAAGTTTGAGATCTCGGACCAGAACGTGACAGCGGACAACTACGCTGACTGGCTGCAGTATCTGAATCGCACGTCTCCAGGCGACGTGGCCAGCTTGGACCTGAGAGAGTGTGACCTGCAGACATTCCTCGACGAG agtgcaTCAGGTACCGGCCTGGTATTTATCGTGTTCACTGAGGCGGTGGTCAGCATGCCGGGCTCACAGATATGGGCCGTCCTGTTCTTCGTCATGCTCTTCACCCTGGGCCTGTCCTCCATGTTCGGCCTGATAGAGGGAGTCCTCACGCCCGTCCACGACCTCAAGCTGTTCCCCCGGTGGATCCCTAAAGAACTCATAACAG CGGGCCTCTGCGTGGTGTCCTTCTTAACGGCGCTCATCTTCACCGCTGGATCGGGGAACTACTGGGTGGCGATCTTTGACAGCTACGTGGGCTCCGTCCCCCTGCTCATCATCGCCTTCTTTGAGATTACCGCGGTCGTCTACGGCCGCGGGATGAAGAA GTTCAGTGAAGACATCTGCTACATGACTGGGAGGAGACCCAACATTTACTGGAGGGCGTGCTGGATGGTGATCAGTCCGTTGATGCTTCTGGTGGTGTTGGTGGCCTACGTGGCCATCCAGGCCCAGACGCGCCCCACGTACTCCTCGTGGAACCCGGCCTAT GATCAATTCCCCAAAGGTGAAGAAAAGCAATATCCTGACTGGGTGTTttccatcatcatcctcctcagcgTGCTACCTGTGATTCCCATCCCGCTGGTGGCCCTCTACAGACTCATCTGCGGCAGGATCAGGAAATCCTCTGCGCCCGCTGACCTGAATCCTTACTGCAATGACGGCTTTGAGGTTGAAACGCAGGAGCAGAGGAACCAGGGAGCTTAA